The sequence below is a genomic window from Nicotiana tomentosiformis chromosome 6, ASM39032v3, whole genome shotgun sequence.
ttggtagcgtcagaatTGTCGGGAGTTATGAAAGGGGAACCCCATAGTCGTCGTCCTCATCCATATCCTGCTTCTCCGGTTGGGATGGAGTCGGTGTCAGTAATTTCTATTTAGTTTCTCCCTTGGTGACAGGATCTAGCTCCTTCGGTGTCGAAAGTGTTGATATCGGGACCACCTGCTCGACTACAAATATTTCTTTTGTGGGCCAGTTGTTCCCCGCAAACTGTTTCTATTCCTTTTGGCATCATGAACTTCAACACTTGGTGCAGCGTCGAgggtaccgccctcatgttgtgaatccatggtcttctgAACAAAGCATTATACTTCATGTCCCCTttgatcacatagaactttgtttcttgaacgGTCCCGGCAgtattcaccggtaatgttatctttcctttagtggtctcacatgccatgttgaacttGTTCAGGACTCGGACCGCAGGAACGATATGaacttgtaggccgagctgttccatgatcctcgatctgatgatgttggccgggctacttggatcaattaacacacgtgatgatttaacttcaataccacacaagaggggagtgatttgtgtggtgtctaatttttcTCGTGCACAAATTATGGaaagacctggttcttctatgtgttctttatattactattgcggaataataaatgcagaaattaaagaacacaagtattttacgtgaaaaatacttgactcaaaaggtgaaaaaaaccacgacctacttcccagtaggattttcccaaactctcaactaaatcactgagccaaaaactgcatttacaaaatacttttgtaaacctaggattaactctaatcccattgtggcaaccagcctctaactgctgcgacaacttcaagttaactctaacttgaatactctaagtacctattacaattgcctctagataaagctgaaaggtacaatatgaaaacacttactacaattgaactagaataacaGACAAACACTTGGAGCtgattcttctatctggttcatgtagcttcaggttcgcacacttgaatcacacacgaactgcttgcaaaatgccttgctattttgctctcaattcacgtttaacttctgcttttgtgcgtcccctgtagaatgagaacatcctgcgaattatagagttagtagagtagaaaacaactagagttctaatgctactcttccttggtggaagagttctagttgatctcaacctctaactcctcccttatcttggatagtgttctctttgattaaggagtccttctccttatcaattatgcaaccctttTCGATCAGAAGATATCAGTTATTATGCCATATttcgtttatctcctgcatgtgcatctcacATGCTTTGAATCTGCTAgtgtctatgcctaccagtgatggacctggttcatccctgagttcctttgtcaatctgcAAAACTATTCTTTACTTGGGCCAataaattccccctttttgatgacgACAAACTTTGTGCTTTCATAAGCTTAGGCCttgtttcaacttagctcaacatcaacataATGTTAGAAACAATTTTCCTTTTTATTActtagcatcaaggacaaggttcattaggttataaacatcactgttcaaagtgtaaagcacaaccttttccccccttttggcatcatcgaaaagttgcataaaaaaagtgagataaccagattttaaaacttactcatggccactggggcaacttcaaatgcaatcatggattaatcatcatagatcaagctaagaattttaaccatcaaagaaatataaacaaatcgTTAGAGCAAAAACAatgaatttcattgatgattgatgCGATTCTTtcacaaagcataaaaagaaataaaaatactgaaaacatgagcAAACAAAAAACATCCCAAACTGGGTCACTGAAAGGTCTACACTGGGCTAGAAGTTTGAGGCTTGGAAGAACTGGGggcttggtttttggcttggacAAGTTTCAGAATGTCTTGAAAaattccatcattcttctccttttccctTGGTAGTTCAGTTCTGAGAGCATATCTCTCAGACTCTACCTCAGCCAACcttttcttcagcctctcaatctcagcatcaTTAGCCCtactttcttgcaccaaggctcgcaccttgctattcactggtaccttattagatgaaccaggttctttaggagtgacatgaacttcatagtcacaagcaggcatcgtatttgccccaaaatgatccttgcttgtaccaacctccctTTCTTCTTTAGATTATAACTTTCAGTCATTCTCTTCAGTAGGTCTGCGAGGGTTTTCTATTAAGATGAAAcgggttcatctatattttttcccaagttgaaccagcccttcagcagcttcgccagacccacttcccctTGTTGTCTTTACACTCTCCTCTACTCCAGTAGATATttctccccaaacaaccattacacctgtgtctttggttaaactcacaggagtgggtgaagaatcaaccactcttttaccctttcccctcacagcacttcgaacacccttgctctctttttcttttttatttttaccaccaattcctccagactctgtagtttcaacacctgctttagaccatactagtacaaacctattctccaaatttgttCTCTCCCCACAACAACCTTGTGAGCAAGTatctttactcttttcttagaagttggggtggtggaagggatgatactgggtgtggaagtctaatcaaactaaatttcagttttgaaaagactttggagtgtatccttagaatctaggtacttcaattcgGTTGGGACTCTTTTGAACAGAACTGGTCCACTTGTAACggataagtccaaaaggagtttggaattaagtaggactctgttcatgatccaaatattattattttaaattatgcagagtgtagaaaatataccgtgttatcttgatgaaccaggttctttactgataattctcttgtgtaagtctaaatttgccaaaatagagaaaatattattagagattaatgagtcattttaacacgtggcacaagagtatactattaaaagtatgagtctgagcaaaaattaacctaattatatacacattttcagattttctaaccaaaaatatttttttttcaattttttttctcgttgtgaattctgaactggtatttttaggtgatcttaatcatccctaattcgaatctgttcctttcaaagtgatctctacttagggcttttgtgaagatgtcagctatttgcttgtcagtagcacaaaattccacagtgatcaaccccttttcatagttatccctcaaaaagtgatgcctaacatctatgtgcttagttctcttgtggtGAACCGAGTTCTTAGTCATACTAATAGCACTAGTTTTATCACAAAAATAGGGATACAACCAGCATAAATTCCAAAGTCACATTAATTGCTGTTTGATctacaacaattgagcacaacatgaagcagaGGCaatatactcagcttcagcagtagataaggccactggattttgctttttggtggcccaagacacaagacatgagccaagaaagtgtgccatacctgtggtgctctttctatccacaaaaAACCCTGCATAATCAACATCAACATATCTcacaagattgaaattactaccttttggataccaaagacaaagatcagtggtaccttttagatatctcaaaattctcttgacagcagtcaagtgagactcctttggatttgcctgaaatcttgtacaaaggcctacactgaaaaacaatgtcaggtctactagcagtgagatacaacaatgagctaATCATTCCCCatatacaacttctgatcgacagatgaaccaggttcatctatatccaactttgtagctgttgcaataggagtgtcaatttctttggaatcttccatttaaaaccttttaagcaactcttttacatacttctgctgatggatcatagttccatttggattttatttaatttgtaagcctaaaaagaaattaagctcacccatcatgctcatttcaaattcactccccattagtttagcaaattctttacttaacttatcagtagttgctccaaagattatatcatcaacatatatctgaactaccaagagatctttacctttttctttcaagaataaagtattgtcaattttacctctcttgtagtcatgctcaagaaaaaattttgataatctttcataccatgctcttagcgcctgcttgagcccataaagtgctttgtcaagtttgtacatatgatcaggactctccttgctttcaaaccctggaggttgcttgacaaacacttcttcctttagatagccattgaggaaggcactcttgacatccatatggtggagggtgaattccatgtaagcagcaaaggttataaggagtcttattgcttccaaccttgcaactcgagcaaaggtttcatcatagtctatgcccttcTACTGGCTATATCCTTTAACCACCAATCTTGCATTGTTCCTTGTAacagttccatcttcatcaagtttgtttcttaagacccattttgtgccaattattgATCTGTCaaagggtcttggtaccagatgccaaacttgactcctttcaaattggttgagttcatcctgtATTGCATTTACCCAGTGTGCATCCTGCACATCCTCaacaatatttttaggttcaataagagataagaaagcatcaaaaccacaaagattctttaatgaagatctggttttgattccagaggttggatcagtaattatgttctcaatgggatgagaactttgatacttgtaaggtttcacaactaACTGGTTTCCCCTTGATATTCCTTCAGTGTTTTGCTACTGTGGAACAAGTTTATGGACATGTTCCATTGAGGTTTGaggatcatttcctctttgttctgTTCCCCCTGTCATGTTGCTCTGGGTGGAAGAACgtgttccatcacctgttccttcttccagtgcagcttcagtctgggttGTGGTTTTATTTAAGTTTCTTACcggcccaattgcttcatcatcatgtttccgtctctcagaaagaatgttattttcataaaaaatcacatgaacactttcttcaacacacatagttcttttgttatagactttataggctttactatgtgaagaatatcccagaatactccctcatcacttctgggatcaaacttgcctagggagtctttaccattgttgtgcacaaagcacttgcatccgaatgccctaagatgggatatatttgggtttctccctttaagtaactcatagggagttttctcaacAAAAGGTTTAGTCATGcatctatttatgatgtagcatgcagtatttacagcttctgcccagaagctatggggcagGTTACTAGAAataagcatagtcctagccatatcttcaagtatcctattctttctttcaactactacATTTtattgtggagtcctaggagcagaaaaattatgatctatgccatgctcatcacaaaattcagtaaatttagcattttcaaattcagtgccatgatcagaccttattgatgcaagttgattaactaattgtttctgagttt
It includes:
- the LOC138894624 gene encoding uncharacterized mitochondrial protein AtMg00810-like gives rise to the protein MNLVHLSIRSCIWGMISSLLYLTASRPDIVFQCRPLYKISGSNFNLVRYVDVDYAGFFVDRKSTTGMAHFLGSCLVSWATKKQNPVALSTAEAEYIASASCCAQLL